Proteins co-encoded in one Pseudorhizobium banfieldiae genomic window:
- a CDS encoding ammonium transporter, translated as MQFSRFTTSLGRLGAASAALMAPVVAFAQEAAAPAAEAAAAAPVPDKGDTAFMFICTLLVLFMLMPGIGLFYGGLVRAKNMLSVLMQCTVVGACMMIVWVLYGYSFAFGGSENAFFGGTAKMFLSGVTMDSTAATFSDAVIPEFIFMLFQMTFAALTPALIVGAFAERIKFSAAILFCVLWVTFVYFPVAHMVWDANGLLFGMGALDFAGGTVVHINAGVAGLIGAIMVGKRIGFGKDMMAPHSMTLTLVGAAMLWIGWFGFNAGSNLEASGGAMLATVNTFVATAAAILSWCVVETFARGKASMLGAASGMIAGLVAITPAAGIAGPMGAIVMGILVSPICYFFIAVIKNKFGYDDTADVFGVHGVGGFFGALATGIFASSSLGGIGYAEGVTMGGQFMTQLTAVVITIVWCGIGSVILYKIVDLIIGLRVTVEAEREGLDLASHGEAAYHS; from the coding sequence ATGCAATTTTCCAGATTTACCACCTCGCTCGGCCGCCTGGGGGCTGCGTCTGCAGCCTTGATGGCGCCGGTTGTCGCCTTTGCCCAGGAGGCGGCTGCACCCGCTGCCGAGGCTGCGGCCGCGGCTCCGGTCCCGGACAAGGGCGACACCGCGTTCATGTTCATCTGCACGCTTCTCGTGCTCTTCATGCTGATGCCCGGGATCGGCCTGTTCTACGGCGGTCTCGTGCGGGCGAAGAACATGCTGTCCGTCCTCATGCAGTGCACGGTCGTCGGCGCCTGCATGATGATCGTCTGGGTGCTCTACGGCTATTCCTTCGCCTTCGGCGGATCGGAAAACGCCTTCTTCGGCGGCACGGCGAAGATGTTCCTGTCGGGCGTCACCATGGATTCCACGGCGGCGACCTTCTCTGACGCAGTCATCCCGGAATTCATCTTCATGCTGTTCCAGATGACCTTCGCGGCATTGACGCCGGCGCTGATCGTCGGGGCCTTTGCAGAACGTATCAAGTTCTCGGCAGCGATCCTCTTCTGCGTCCTGTGGGTGACCTTCGTCTATTTCCCGGTCGCGCATATGGTCTGGGATGCCAATGGTCTTCTCTTCGGCATGGGCGCGCTCGACTTCGCAGGCGGCACGGTCGTTCACATCAACGCTGGCGTCGCGGGTCTCATCGGAGCAATCATGGTCGGCAAGCGCATCGGCTTCGGCAAGGACATGATGGCCCCGCATTCGATGACGCTGACGCTTGTCGGTGCGGCCATGCTCTGGATCGGCTGGTTCGGCTTCAACGCAGGCTCCAACCTGGAAGCCTCCGGCGGCGCCATGCTGGCAACCGTCAACACCTTCGTCGCCACGGCCGCAGCCATCCTGTCCTGGTGTGTCGTCGAAACCTTTGCGCGGGGCAAGGCGTCCATGCTCGGTGCCGCCTCCGGCATGATCGCCGGTCTCGTCGCCATCACCCCGGCGGCCGGCATTGCCGGACCGATGGGTGCCATCGTCATGGGGATCCTCGTCTCGCCGATCTGCTACTTCTTCATCGCCGTGATCAAGAACAAGTTCGGCTATGACGACACGGCGGATGTCTTCGGCGTCCACGGTGTCGGGGGCTTCTTCGGCGCTCTGGCAACCGGGATTTTCGCCTCCTCGTCGCTCGGCGGCATTGGCTATGCGGAAGGCGTCACCATGGGTGGCCAGTTCATGACTCAGCTGACCGCCGTCGTCATCACCATCGTCTGGTGCGGTATCGGCTCGGTCATCCTCTACAAGATCGTCGACCTGATCATTGGACTGCGGGTCACTGTCGAAGCGGAGCGCGAGGGGCTTGATCTCGCCTCCCACGGTGAAGCTGCCTACCACTCCTGA
- a CDS encoding P-II family nitrogen regulator encodes MKIVMAIIKPFKLDEVREALTAVGIQGLTVTEVKGYGRQKGHTEIYRGTEYAVSFLPKLKIEVAVPSDLVDKAVDAIASAAKTGQIGDGKIFVYSIEQAVRIRTGETSTEAL; translated from the coding sequence ATGAAAATCGTGATGGCCATTATCAAGCCGTTCAAGCTGGACGAGGTGCGCGAAGCTCTCACAGCCGTCGGTATCCAGGGCCTGACCGTTACCGAAGTCAAAGGTTACGGCCGCCAGAAGGGACACACAGAGATCTATCGCGGTACCGAATACGCCGTGAGCTTCCTGCCGAAGCTGAAGATCGAAGTCGCCGTCCCCTCGGATCTTGTCGACAAGGCCGTGGACGCCATCGCTTCGGCTGCCAAGACCGGCCAGATCGGCGACGGCAAGATCTTTGTCTATTCGATTGAACAGGCCGTGCGCATCCGGACCGGCGAAACCAGCACAGAAGCGCTTTAA
- the tesB gene encoding acyl-CoA thioesterase II: MSRPPESQAAMDQLLATLDLEKLEENLFRGSSPQVGWQRVFGGQVIAQALMAAQRTVADDRFVHSLHAYFIRPGDPSVPIVYQVDRIRDGSSFATRWIVAIQHGHPIFSMSASFQVEEGGLDHQVPMPPVTPPEKLMGEKEFKELFLAQAPEVVRKYWSQDRPIEIRPVSLVHYLTKDKLEPRQDIWVRAVGAVPADRHYQASILAYLSDMTLLDTSLYPHGTSIFNPKLQVASLDHAMWFHRPCAMDDWLLYTQDSPSSSGARGMTRGGLYTRSGVLVASVAQEGLIRKRADE; this comes from the coding sequence GGCAGCAGTCCGCAGGTTGGCTGGCAGCGCGTCTTCGGCGGGCAGGTGATCGCACAGGCGCTGATGGCCGCGCAACGAACGGTCGCCGATGACCGGTTCGTCCATTCGCTGCATGCGTATTTCATCCGGCCCGGCGACCCGTCCGTCCCGATCGTCTACCAGGTGGACCGGATCCGTGACGGTTCGAGCTTCGCGACCCGGTGGATCGTCGCGATCCAGCATGGGCATCCGATCTTCTCCATGTCGGCCTCCTTCCAGGTGGAGGAGGGTGGTCTCGATCACCAGGTGCCGATGCCGCCGGTCACGCCGCCCGAGAAGCTGATGGGCGAAAAGGAGTTCAAGGAGCTGTTCCTCGCCCAGGCGCCTGAGGTTGTCCGGAAGTACTGGAGCCAGGACCGGCCGATCGAGATACGTCCCGTCTCGCTCGTGCATTACCTCACGAAGGACAAGCTCGAGCCTCGACAGGACATCTGGGTGCGCGCGGTCGGTGCGGTACCTGCCGACCGCCACTACCAGGCCTCCATCCTCGCCTACCTCTCCGACATGACGCTTCTCGACACATCGCTCTATCCGCATGGAACATCCATCTTCAATCCGAAGCTGCAGGTGGCGAGCCTTGACCATGCCATGTGGTTCCACAGGCCCTGCGCGATGGACGACTGGCTGCTCTACACCCAGGATAGCCCCAGTTCCTCGGGTGCCCGTGGCATGACGCGTGGTGGCCTCTATACCCGCTCAGGCGTGCTGGTGGCCTCGGTCGCGCAGGAAGGCCTGATTCGCAAACGTGCAGATGAATAG